The DNA region GCGGTCCCAGGTGAAACGCGTCTCCACCAGCTCCCGGCCGCGGCTGCCGACGATTGCGAGATCGGTGGGCGATCCGAGATGGGTCGCCAGCACCTCGGCGATGTCGTCGGGATCGGTGGTGATTTCGACGGCGGCCCCGGCGGCAAACCCTTCGGGCAGGTTGCACGCCGCGGTCATGAACACCGGCAGCCAATTGGCCCACGCTTCGAGCACCGCCATCGGCAGTCCTTCGGAATAGGAGGCCAGGATGAAGGCTTGGGCGTGCGCCAGCATCGCCGCCTTTTCATCACCGAACAACGGGCCGGGAAACAGGACATCGTCGGCGAGGCCGAGATCGGCGGCCAGGGCCGTGAGGCCTGACGCGTGTCCGCCATCATCCCAGCCGGCCAGCACGAGCCGCCAGCGTGCCGCGGTCGCAGGTGCGCGATGCTTCAGCCGCGCCCAGGCAAGCAGCGTCTCGCGCAGGCCCTTCTTGGGGTGGAGGCGGCCCAGAAACAGCATCACGGCCCGGTCGTCGTCGCCGAGCACCGCGGGGCGCGGCCAGGATGCATCCGGCGGCGGAAGGTCCACGCCGTTGGGGATCAGTGCGACCGGATTGGACAGCCCGAGCGCGCGGATCGACGCGGCTTCCGATGCCGTCAAGGCGTGGAGGCACGCGGCGCCCTCAAGATTGCGCCGCTCATAGAACGCCAGCGCCAGCTTCTTTTTCCAGGCGGAATTGCGAAGCGCCCAGGGATCGAGCATGCCGCGCGGTGTGATCATTACCGGCCGCGATGTACGCCGGCGCCAGCGGGACACCGAGGTCGACCACAGCATCCACAATCCTTGCTGATGCACGATGTCGAAGTCACGCCGCAGAAGGTCGTCGGACAGTTCGGGACAATATCCAAATACAGCCGGTCCAACTGTCTTCGAAACGCACGTTTGGACCGCACCCCACGCGCTGAGATCCGGCTCGGTATACTGGTCACGCACGCCGAACGCAGCGACCTCTACGCCCCGTTGCTGCAGGGCACGCGCGGATGCCCGCACCGAATGGAACAATCCGCCGGCATTGCGCGACAATGACCCGGTCACCAGGGCGACAGAGCCGTCGAAATCCGTCGTCACGCCACGCCCTTGAGTTCCCGCCGGGAGAGCGGTCTTGCCGATCGGCGGATGCTGTTCATCTCAGTCGCCAATCTAAATACGCCCCATAAAACAGAAATGATAAATATATTTTTAACAAACCAATAGTATCCGAAGTGCGTCAACGAATGAATTGACATGCCCAAGGTCGCCGCATAAGCGGCGTAATACTTTATGTTACCACTTCGCGCAAATTTCCAAAATTTTCCCATAAAATAAGCCTGAATCCAGAACGCTGCGCCGCCTAAATACCACCAATCACGGTACGGATGCGTAAACCCGGTGGTCGTTGAGCCAATCTGCTTCTCGTATCCCGCGTACGCAAGAGAGATCTCCTCGAGATCTGCGCCGACCTTCATGTTGCTTTTGACGTCAAAACCCACGATTTGACCTGGTATATAGTTTCTCAGAATTGAATTAAAAAATTCTCCGCCAAGCGTGAACGACCCCGCCTCAGCAATGACGTCCATGAATACAACGGCATTGCGGGTCTCCGATATACTCCGGCTCTTCTCAAAACCATCCGCGACACTGAGCCAATCGATGTCCATGATCTCCTGGAGCGTGGGAATTCTCGTTTCCAGCTTCCCGCTCGCATTGAGCGCGTAGCCGCCACCGAGAGCCCGCAGATGCCCCACGCCGTTGATAAAAAAGAACCCTAGACAGGCTGCCACGACTAAACCCCTCCGGGAAATCGTCCATCCCCGAACGAAATACAACGCGATAAGGCAGCCGAAGACGAGTTGGAAAGTGCTTGCCCGGCGAAAATAAATCAGTACCTCCGGAGCGTATATCATGAGATTTATAGCGAAAATAGCGACAGTTGCGATTGTCGCCCGCCTCAATACCATAGCAAGAGAAAGCACTAAGGATATCGAACCGACAGAAGAGAAGAACGCCATGATAGTTATTGGCCCAGT from Blastochloris tepida includes:
- a CDS encoding glycosyltransferase, which produces MTTDFDGSVALVTGSLSRNAGGLFHSVRASARALQQRGVEVAAFGVRDQYTEPDLSAWGAVQTCVSKTVGPAVFGYCPELSDDLLRRDFDIVHQQGLWMLWSTSVSRWRRRTSRPVMITPRGMLDPWALRNSAWKKKLALAFYERRNLEGAACLHALTASEAASIRALGLSNPVALIPNGVDLPPPDASWPRPAVLGDDDRAVMLFLGRLHPKKGLRETLLAWARLKHRAPATAARWRLVLAGWDDGGHASGLTALAADLGLADDVLFPGPLFGDEKAAMLAHAQAFILASYSEGLPMAVLEAWANWLPVFMTAACNLPEGFAAGAAVEITTDPDDIAEVLATHLGSPTDLAIVGSRGRELVETRFTWDRVADDLLAVYGWLVRGTNMPACVATA